The following is a genomic window from Hymenobacter monticola.
CCGATGACATTACCCCCTTCAAGCACCGCCCCGATGGCAAGGACGACGCGGAGCCGCGCCTCATCGAATTGCGCCAGCGGCTAAGCGAGCTGCAGGAGCTGCTTTATGCCGAGCACAAGCGTAGCCTGCTCATCGTGCTGCAGGCCATGGACACGGGCGGCAAAGACGGCGCCATCGAAAACCTGCTGACCGGCGTGAACCCGGCCGGCGTGCAGGTAGCTTCCTTCAAGGCGCCCTCGAAGGAAGAGCTGGACCATGACTTTTTGTGGCGCATCCACGCCCAGGCGCCCAAGCACGGCCACATCACCGTGTTCAACCGCTCGCATTACGAAGACGTGCTCATTACGCGCGTGCACGGCCTGATTGACGAGAAAACCTGCCGACAGCGCTACGAAGACATCAACAATTTCGAGCAGCTGCTGCGGCACAGCGGCACGCGCATCCTCAAGTTTTTA
Proteins encoded in this region:
- a CDS encoding polyphosphate kinase 2 family protein — protein: MQFKLPKTPAVYVEGKDFKLADVDPDDITPFKHRPDGKDDAEPRLIELRQRLSELQELLYAEHKRSLLIVLQAMDTGGKDGAIENLLTGVNPAGVQVASFKAPSKEELDHDFLWRIHAQAPKHGHITVFNRSHYEDVLITRVHGLIDEKTCRQRYEDINNFEQLLRHSGTRILKFLLHISKEEQAQRLQARLDDPAKNWKFDPNDLKERAYWDDYQDAFEAALQNCSSEKAPWFVVPANHKWARDLAIAEIVVAALEDMNPQPPKPDFDPKQQVIV